Below is a genomic region from Echinicola rosea.
CCTAGAAATTTAGCTAGAAAAATAACTGCCCAAGGAAAAAATATAGAACCCGTATTTTCCAGAGACACATAACTAAACGGCATTAAACCCGAAACATGCATTAGCCTATCTTTGCCACGCACAGGCGATGAATAAAAAAATCCGCACCATTTTTTAAACTTTTCATTAATTTAAATCGTTTACGATATATTCGCTTGTGAATAAAATTAGAAAACTTAAATGTAATCCATTATGAAAACATTATTTGAAACTCGTGCCACGGCCGTTGGCGGTAGAAATGGCCATGTAAAAAGTGAGGATGGTATTCTGGACTTTGACGTCCGCGTACCGACGGGAATGGGCGGCAAAGGCGGTAAATTTACCAATCCAGAGCAGCTTTTTGCAGCAGGATATGCCGCTTGCTTTGACAATGCCATTATCCACGTGGCAGCTATGAAAAAAGCAAAAATACAGTCCCAAACCACCGCCAATGTCGGATTGGTAATGACAGACGACAAAAGCTATCAGTTGACCGTCTCCCTTGATGTCACGATAAAAGGTACCGATCAGGCCACAGCCGAAGAAATCGTTACCTCTGCACACGCTACATGCCCCTACTCCAATGCTGTAAAAGGTAATGTGGAAGTCAATATTACTGTAAATGCAGATGATTAACCTACATTCCTAATCCATGAAGCCTCAAACGTGGCTTCATGGATATTTTGAATCACATGTTGCACCTTATACCCCCTTGAGACCATGACCATTCCATCCGTCAAAACAACTTTAGTACAAAATATTTTCCGTATCATATTAGGCCTGAACATGCTTTTCGCAGGAATCGGGCATATGACCTTTCTGCGGGCAGAATTCCAAGCTCAGGTTCCAGATTGGACACCTTTCTCAAAAGATTTTATTGTTCTTGCTTCAGGAGTGGCAGAGATCATCTTAGGTCTTGCCATGATCATCGGCACTAAATACAAAGTACATACCGGGCTTGCATTGGGGCTATTTTTCATAGCGGTCTTCCCTGGTAATATCTCACAATACGTAAATGGTATCGATGCCTTTGGCCTGGATACGGACACCAAACGATTGGTCAGGCTATTTTTCCAACCCGTGCTGATCGCTTGGGCGCTTTGGAGTAGTGGCGCGTACCGGTATTGGATAAAATCGAAAAACTGATGTAAATTGGATTGATAGAACGAACAGATACCCTGACCATGGCAAAAACTGTAGATTATTCAAGCCTTTTCCTTGAAAACCAACTTTGTTTCCCACTCTATGCAGCCTCCCGACTGATGATAAAAGCCTATCAGCCGCACTTGGGCAAACTGGACCTGACCTATCCACAGTATTTGGTGCTGTTGGTCCTTTGGGAAAAAGACCACCTTACGGTCAGCCAAATATCCCAAGCACTTATGCTGGAATCAAACACCCTTACGCCACTTTTGAAAAGGCTTGAAGAAAAAGGTTTGCTAAAAAGAACGCGGGACAAGGATGACGAACGAAAGGTGTTTGTCACCTTGACCTCTAATGGAAAAACCATGAGGGAAAAAGCAGTTTGCATCCCTACCGAAATAATGAAAAATGTAGATGTGCTCAATTTGGAGGAAATGAAAGCGCTTTATGATCATCTTGGCAAATTGATCAAGCACTTAAAGTAGCTCTAAACAGGACAAACTTTTTCTTCTCCTATTACTGGGTTCTTACTTCCCATTTGATACAAGTTATTGGGGACTGACTCGATTACGTAAACTCATTTAAGCTACCACCTACTGACTCAATGTACTTCCTGATTAGTGCTGACCGGATTAATAGTAACCTCAGTTCGATTATAAAACCGTTACTGCGAGGCTTAGAGGGTGGCCTGAGCGGGTGGAAGCCGTGGCAGCTCGCCGCGGCGAGTTGCCACACCCTTTTCCAACCCACATCCACCTATAAAGGGTTTGCAATGACGCTTTTAATGCTAAAAATAAGTCGAGCTCAGGTTAGTAGTTTTCATTATCAATTATTGTAATCGCTAGTCATTTACTAAAATCCTATTGTATTTCTCTTCGCTCCATAATAACCCCACCTAACCTCTCCTAAAAGGGGAGGATCGTCTCAATACAATGTACATTTGTCTCAAGACTCACTTCTAAAAACCACATCAATCCACCCTGTTCAGGACAGAATCAGGGAA
It encodes:
- a CDS encoding organic hydroperoxide resistance protein, whose translation is MKTLFETRATAVGGRNGHVKSEDGILDFDVRVPTGMGGKGGKFTNPEQLFAAGYAACFDNAIIHVAAMKKAKIQSQTTANVGLVMTDDKSYQLTVSLDVTIKGTDQATAEEIVTSAHATCPYSNAVKGNVEVNITVNADD
- a CDS encoding DoxX family protein, which gives rise to MTIPSVKTTLVQNIFRIILGLNMLFAGIGHMTFLRAEFQAQVPDWTPFSKDFIVLASGVAEIILGLAMIIGTKYKVHTGLALGLFFIAVFPGNISQYVNGIDAFGLDTDTKRLVRLFFQPVLIAWALWSSGAYRYWIKSKN
- a CDS encoding MarR family winged helix-turn-helix transcriptional regulator: MAKTVDYSSLFLENQLCFPLYAASRLMIKAYQPHLGKLDLTYPQYLVLLVLWEKDHLTVSQISQALMLESNTLTPLLKRLEEKGLLKRTRDKDDERKVFVTLTSNGKTMREKAVCIPTEIMKNVDVLNLEEMKALYDHLGKLIKHLK